Genomic DNA from Enterococcus saccharolyticus subsp. saccharolyticus:
AAATCACCTTTAATCGTAATCCATTGTTCATTGACAAATTCTTGTGTGTCTAACGTGACTTTATTTTGGTTTCCATAAGCTTTAATACCAAATAAGTTATTGTACTCTTTGGCTAATTGACTATTGCCCCAATTCGATTCTAAAATCGCTTGTCCAATCACAATACTTGGTAAAATGCCATAACCTTCTTGTAATTCTTTGGCATGAGGCAATAGATGATTGATAAATTCTTCTTTGGTCATATCTGGATTTTCTTGATATGCATACATCGTCTGTGACAACATGGGATTGGCTAAACTTCTTAATGAAAAAATAAATGCCGCCCCAATCATCACAAAACCGATTAAAATGGCTGGTAAACGCAGCGCTTTTTTCTTTCTTCTATTCATATACACCCTACTTTTCTTTTAATAAGTCAATGTACTCTTCTAGTGTCAGGTGATGTTCTTCGATATACTTCGCATGCTCTACGCCAACATAACGAAAATGCCAAGGTTCATAGGTAATTTTAGTAATGTCTTCTTTGCCGTCTGGATAGCGAACGATAAATCCGTATTCTCTCGCATGTTCTGCCAACCATTTTGCTCCTGGTTCATCGCCGTAAGCAGGTTCTAACAAAACACGTGGATAATTTTGTTGCCAATTGGTGTCTACTACATCGATAGCTAATCCTGTGTGATGTTCGCTATAACCTGGTTCAGTCGACGTCTTTTTCGTCTCTTTAATCGCTGCTTCTTCTGTCATTCCTTGTGACATGTATTGATACACAGCATCATTAAATACCTGTTCTTGATAAGAGACCGAACGATATGAAGACACTAATGCTAAAGGATACCCTGCTTGTGCCGCCGCTTGTGTTAATTTTTCATAGGGTTCAATTACTCGACGATCTAGTTGCATCACGCTGCCTGGAATTTCCACAAGGTTTTCTTGTGGGATATCTTTTTCTAAGGGATGTTCTGGTCCCACTAAAATTAAATTCCAATCATCTATTGAACCTTCAGGAAATGTCTCTTTCTTTTTTTCTTTTGCCTTTTGCTGGGTGGTTTCTTTTTCAGAAGCCACAAAAGACGAATCAAGGTCTTCGATCACGACTTTTCGTGTGACAAAACGATTAATTCCATAAATAACAACAATGCCAATTATCATTAAACTAATCGTTCGTAATGCTTTTTTCAACAACCTGTCCCCTCTCACTTTACTTATTATATGTTTCTTCTAAGTTTTCATTTACCCAATCTAATAAAGCAACTTGCTCATTTTCTAATTGTTGTTGAATATAAGCTGGCAAGCGGAAAGTGAGAATATCATCAAAGCCCCATTCATCATAGGCAATTCCTACACGTAAGTTTAAGTATTGACTTGAACTATTTTCCTCTTTTGATTGAATCATTTCAACCGTCCCAAGACCGATGTTTAACCATTTACGAGCAATCGCAGTTTTCATTTTACGATATTCACTCACAGCAACACCACGTTTTTCCGGATAAATGATGGTTTGACGCAAAATCTTTTGCAACAACATCCATTCATAGTCACTAAACAGATTTTTTACTTTTTGATTCTCTTCGGGTGCCAATGACCCCACCCCTTGTTTCCACTTCTCCCATTGTTCAGAAGAAATTCCTAAGTTATTCTCATAAAATAACGTTTCTGTGCCATATTGTTCATAAACAGCACTTAAAATTAATTCAATATATACATCATGCATAGACAATCCCTCCATCTTCCATTCTACTCAAATTTTATGATAAAAGAAACTTTTTCGCTACTACCTTTTCTCAATTTTAAACTAATTCTGTTATACTAAGGATATCATTAGTCAAAGGAGAAGATAAAATGACACATTATCATTGGGGCATTATCGGTTTAGGAGACATCGCACATCAATTTGCTGCAGATTTTAAGAGTGAAAAAAGTGAAATTTATGGTGTCGCAGCAAGACGTTTACCAAAAGTTCAAGCATTCGCAGAAGAATTTTCGATTCCTACTGTTTATGAAACAGTGGAAGACTTATTAGCAGATGATGTCATTGACTTTGTGTACATCGCAGTACCAAACAATGTGCATCATCAATATATTATGGCAGCGTTACAAGCTGGCAAACACGTATTATGTGAAAAAGCAATTACCATGAATAGTGCAGAATTAACAGAAGAAATCGCTTTGGCAAAAGAAAAAAATCTGGTGCTACAAGAAGCGATGACGATCTTCAATATGCCATTATACCTTGAATTGAAGAAGATTGCAGATAGTGGCACATTAGGTAAACTAAAACTAATTCAAGCACCTTTTGGAAGTTACAAAGAACCTGATCCAACAAATCGTTTCTTCAATCCAGAATTAGCTGGCGGAGCATTATTAGATATTGGGACGTATGCTGTTTCTTTCGCACGTTTCTTCTTATCTGCTACACCAGATGTTTTATTCAGTAACGTTTTACCATTTGAAACGGGTGTTGATGAACAATCCATCACCGTCTTGCGCAATCAAAAAGATGAAATGGCTACAGTTAGTCTATCTTTCCAAGCGAAAATGCCGAAGCAAGGGATTGTTGCTTACGAAAATGCGTACATCACAGTCGATGAATACCCCCGTGCAGACAAAGCCGAAATCGTTTACCGTGACGGCCATAAAGAAATCATTGAAGCTGGAAATACCGCAGAAGCTTTAAATTACGAAGTCCAAACACTCATTGAAACAGTCGAAGGAGCAGAAAATCGCACCTTACCACTAACCATTGATGTGATTCGTATCTTAGATGACATGCGTCGTTTTTGGTAAAAAAATCAGAGACAGCTGTTTAAATAGCTGTCTCTGATTTTCATTTCGTAACCGATTTTGAAAATTCTGCCTTGATTTCAATAAAACTTTTAAAAGACTGTAGAAATTGGAACAAACGTGCGCGATTTTCAAATTCTTCTCGATTTTGTGGCAACGTTTTCGAACGATAAACTTGATAAACTAAATCAATTCGTTTCAAAATTTCAGTACCATCATTATCTTCATCAAAAGTTGCGGCTGTAAAGTTTAAAAGCAGACGTAAATCTTCCACGAGCACTTCTTCCACTTGAATCCCATCCAATAATTGAACCATATCAGATAACATCCTGACTTGTGTTCGTCGCATCGAGAAATATTCTTCATAATAGGCATCTTCCACTTGCCATTGGTTCTCTTGATACATTTGTGCCCGTTGTTGCCCTTCACGAATAAAAATTAATAATTTATCACAGGATTTTTTTAACGTGTCTCGCGGAGGATGATTTAACATCGCTGCCATTCCTGATAGAATATGACGAAAACTATCCTCTATTTTTTCTTGATCTTCTTTCAATTGTTTCTCAATATTTGGCATATACAAATTAAAAGCTAATGCAAACCCCACACCAATACTCATCAAGAGTAATTCATTAATTAAAAGTGGGACAGAATAGGAACGCTCCATCATATAATGTGTCACAAGGACTGAATTAACGACAATGCCATCTGTAAGATTAAATGTGGCAGAAATAGGAATAAAAAATAATAAATAAATACCAAAAGCAATTGCGTTATAACCAATGACTTGAAAACACACAAAAGAAATCGCCGTTGCAATAGCCAAAGAAGCGAGACGTCCTAGACCTGTATACAGCGAAGCTTTTTTCGTATTCCCCACACTCAAAATAGCAATAATCCCCGCTGCTGGTGCATAAAGTAAATTTAGTGCATTGGCTAAAAGCATCGATAAAATAGATGCGACTGCCGTT
This window encodes:
- a CDS encoding Gfo/Idh/MocA family protein encodes the protein MTHYHWGIIGLGDIAHQFAADFKSEKSEIYGVAARRLPKVQAFAEEFSIPTVYETVEDLLADDVIDFVYIAVPNNVHHQYIMAALQAGKHVLCEKAITMNSAELTEEIALAKEKNLVLQEAMTIFNMPLYLELKKIADSGTLGKLKLIQAPFGSYKEPDPTNRFFNPELAGGALLDIGTYAVSFARFFLSATPDVLFSNVLPFETGVDEQSITVLRNQKDEMATVSLSFQAKMPKQGIVAYENAYITVDEYPRADKAEIVYRDGHKEIIEAGNTAEALNYEVQTLIETVEGAENRTLPLTIDVIRILDDMRRFW
- a CDS encoding M15 family metallopeptidase translates to MKKALRTISLMIIGIVVIYGINRFVTRKVVIEDLDSSFVASEKETTQQKAKEKKKETFPEGSIDDWNLILVGPEHPLEKDIPQENLVEIPGSVMQLDRRVIEPYEKLTQAAAQAGYPLALVSSYRSVSYQEQVFNDAVYQYMSQGMTEEAAIKETKKTSTEPGYSEHHTGLAIDVVDTNWQQNYPRVLLEPAYGDEPGAKWLAEHAREYGFIVRYPDGKEDITKITYEPWHFRYVGVEHAKYIEEHHLTLEEYIDLLKEK
- a CDS encoding aromatic acid exporter family protein; this encodes MRIGLRTIKTAVASILSMLLANALNLLYAPAAGIIAILSVGNTKKASLYTGLGRLASLAIATAISFVCFQVIGYNAIAFGIYLLFFIPISATFNLTDGIVVNSVLVTHYMMERSYSVPLLINELLLMSIGVGFALAFNLYMPNIEKQLKEDQEKIEDSFRHILSGMAAMLNHPPRDTLKKSCDKLLIFIREGQQRAQMYQENQWQVEDAYYEEYFSMRRTQVRMLSDMVQLLDGIQVEEVLVEDLRLLLNFTAATFDEDNDGTEILKRIDLVYQVYRSKTLPQNREEFENRARLFQFLQSFKSFIEIKAEFSKSVTK
- a CDS encoding glycoside hydrolase family 73 protein, which codes for MNRRKKKALRLPAILIGFVMIGAAFIFSLRSLANPMLSQTMYAYQENPDMTKEEFINHLLPHAKELQEGYGILPSIVIGQAILESNWGNSQLAKEYNNLFGIKAYGNQNKVTLDTQEFVNEQWITIKGDFRVYNSWEESMDDHTMLFVNGVDWSPEKYEKVLTAPNYQVAADALQEAGYATDPGYAAKIKDVIETYQLNQYD